CCGCAACAAGGGAAATACGATGGAGACGATGAGTGGTCTGAAGCTATTCGCGCTGGCCGCCGAAACACGCAGCTTCGTCGAAGCGGGCCGACAGCTTGGCATCTCCTCATCAGCGGTGGGCAAGAGCGTGGCGCGGCTGGAAGAGAAATTGGGCGTGCGGCTGTTTCACCGCAGCACCCGCAGCATCACGCTCACCATAGAGGGACAGGTGTTTCTGGCGCGCTGCCGCCGCATTCTGGCCGAGATCGACGCCGCCGAGCAGGAGTTGCAAAGCCTCAGCCAAGCGCCCAGAGGCCGGCTGCGGCTCAGCCTGCCTGTCGTCGGCGAGCTGCTGAATCCATTGCTGGCCGGATTCGCGGCGCGCTATCCGGATATCGAGCTGGAGCTGGATTTCAGCGACCGCGTGGTGGATGTGATAGAGGAAGGGTTCGATGCGGTGATACGCATTGGAGAATTGCGGGATTCGCGGCTGCAAGCGCGCCGGCTGGGCGCGTTCCGCCTGATTCTAGCGGCCTCGCCCGCCTATCTGGCGCAAATGGGCGAACCCGCCTCCCCTGTTGATTTGCCTCGTCACCGATGCCTGCATTACCGTTTTCCCAGCAGCGGCAAAACGCAAGCCTGGCCGCTTGCAGGCCTGCCGGAATTGCCGCAGACCTTGGTCTGCAACACGGTGGACACGCTGGTTTATCTGGCTACTCAGGGCTTGGGGATTTGCTGCGTGCCGGATTTCGCCGCGCGGCCGGCGCTGGAATCCGGCCAACTGCGCGTCGTGCTGGCCGATGCCAGCCGGCACGACGGCGCCTTCCACCTGCTATGGCCGGCCGGGCGGCACCCCGCGCCCAGGCTGCGGGCCTTCATCGACTATCTGGCCGCCCAGCCGCTGCCCTCGGCTTAAGCTTCCGCTTCGCCATCGTCCTCCTCCGCCCCTTCCAGCCGCAGCTGGGCGGCCAGCTGCTTGTTGTTGCGGATGCCCAGCTTGCGCAGTTTTTCCGCGCGGTTGACCAGATTGCCGCTGCCGCTGGATAGCTGCCGCATCGCCTCGCCGAACACGTCGCGGCTGCTGTCCAGCTGCTTGCCCAGCTTGTCCATATTGGCGACGAAGCCGACGAATTTGTCATACATCGCGCCGCCCTGGCGGGCGATTTCCTGAGCGTTCTGGTTCTGGTATTCATAACGCCAGATGCTGGCGACGGTGCGCAGCGTGGCCAGCAAGGTGCTGGGGCCGACTATCATGATGCGCCGCTCGAAAGCCTCGTTGAACAAGCTCATATCGTGCTGTACCGCCAATAGATAGGCCGGCTCCACCGGAATGAACATGAACACGAAGTCCAGCGTGTTGAGCTGGTACAGGTCCTGATAGCGCTTCTCGGACAAGGTGCGGATATGGGCGCGGATGGCGGCGATATGCGCCTTGAGCTCGGCCTCGCGCGCGGCATCATCCTCGGCCGAGGTGTAGCGGACATAGGCATTGAGCGACACCTTGGAGTCCACCACCAATTGCTTGCCTTCCGGCAGGTCTATCACCACGTCCGGCTGATAGCGCTTGACGCCGTCCTCGGTCTGCACCACGTCGGACACCTGCACCCGGTACTCGCGATCCTTATGCAGGCCGGAGGTTTCCAGCACTTTCTCCAGTACCATCTCGCCCCAGGTGCCTTGCGCCTTGCTGCTGGCGCCGGTCAAGGCATTGGTCAGCGCGATGGCGTCGTCGCCCAGGCGGGTGTTCAGCTCCTGCAGGCGCTTGAGCTCGCCCTCCAGCGACAAGCGCTCTTTGCTGTCCTTGTCGTAAGTGTCCTGCACCAGCTTGCCGAAATTCTGGATGCGCTCGTTCAGCGGATTGAGCAGCGCGCCGAGATTTTGCTGGTTCTGCTCGGTGAAGCGTTTGGATTTTTCTTCCAGGATGTCGCCGGCCAGCGCCTTGAACTGGTCGGACAGCGCTTGGCGCGCCTCCTTGAGCAGCTCCAGCTTCTCCTGATTCTGGCTGCGCTCGCTGTCCAGCAAGGTGGCCAGCTCCTGCTCGCGCGCGGTCAAACGGGTCACTTCCTGGCCTTGCTGCAAGCTTCTCGCCTCCAGCGCCTCCAGCACTCGGCCCTGCTCCTCGCGCGCAGCCAGCTGCGACGATGCCGCCCGCAACTCGCCGCGCAGCGCGTCCAACTGCCTTTCACGCTCCTCCAGTTGGCGCTCCAGCTCCGGCACCCGCTGCGCGCGGGCGACATAAGCGCCGAGTTGCGTCTGGCCGTCGGCCAGTTGCCGGCCCTGCTCCTGAACCGTCTGCGCAGCTGCGCTCTCGCGGCGGCGCGCCTCGTCCAGCTGCTCGCGCAGGCCTTGGCACTGCGCATCCAGTTGCGCTGCCTGCTGCCGCAAAGACTCCAGTTCGCGCGCGGCCTTGCCGCGCGCCGCCCAGGCGGCTACGCCGCCGCCCAACAGACCGAGCAATAAACCGATCACCAGCATTTCCATTCCAAACATCCCCTTTAGATCAGATCAACCCCGCCCGTTCATCCGATCAATCACAAAAGCCGCCCTTTGCTCCAACGAGCCGCGCGGCACTTCCGTCAACTGATACCCCAGGCGGGAGTAGACCCGCTCCATCGCCTCGCAAGTTCGCGCCGCCTCGTCCGGCGTTTGCCGGCGCTCCCGGTCCTGCACGAAGATCTCAGGCCAGGGCCGCAGCAGGAAAACCTGGTCGTAGCGGAAGGTGCGCGCGGCCTTGTCCAGATGCGCCGGCGCAGGCAGTCCGCACAACTCCAGGTAGCCGACGATGTCCGGAATGCCGCGATCCAGGAACACCGGGGCGCTTTCTTGCTGAGCGTGACGGTAGCTGCGCATGTCCCAGCCCAACATTTGCTCTGCAAACGCGTTCGGATCGATCCACGGCAGCGCGCTGCCGCCGATGCGCTGCTGATCCTGGATGATGGTCCGGCCGGCTTCTTCCTGCGTCGGAAATCCCATGCATTGCAGCGTAGTCAACAAAGACGTTTTGCCCGCGCCAGGTCCGCCGGTCAAAACCAGCAACTTGGCAGAACTGTCCTTATTCATATCGCTCATGCCGCCGCCCAATGCTGCAGATAAACCTGCAATTCCTTGCGGCCCTGCCACTCATTGGCGATCAGCTGGTACACCGCCTGGATGCGGTCCGGCAGCCAATCGGCGTGATTGAACAGCATGGCGTCGAACTCGCAGCCTTCGCGCGCCAAACGCAGCTTGAGGTGCTTGTCGCCCACCAGCTTCTGGTTCACCACCATGAACTGGTCGTGGAAGTACGGCACCGGGAAGCCCTGGCCCCACACTTCGGCCGCCAGCGTCTCGGCCAGTTGCAGATTCAGCTCCCGCGCAGCCAGGCTGCCGTCGGTCTCGATGGTGCGCGTCAATTGCTTCTCATCCATCAGCTCGCGCGCGACCGACTCGAAAGCCTGCTGGAATTCGCCGAAACGGCTTTCATCCAGACTCAGGCCGGCCGCCATGGCGTGGCCGCCGAACTTCAGAATCAGCCCCGAATGGCGCTTGTAGACCAGGTCCAGCGCGTCGCGCAGATGGAAGCCTGCAATGGAGCGGCCCGAGCCCTTGATTTCGCCTTCGTCGCCGGGCGCGAACACGATGGACGGCCGGTGGAAGCGCTCCTTCAAGCGCGAGGCGACAATTCCCACCACGCCCTGGTGCCAGTCGTCGCGATACAGGCTCAAGGTGTAGCGGTTATCGGCGTCGATGCCGGACAGCGCCGCCAGCGCCTCGTCCTGCATGCCGGCCTCTATGCTGCGCCGCTCGCGGTTGAGCTTGTCCAGTTCCTGCGCCATGCGGGTGGCCGCTTGTTCGTTGCTGGACAGCAGGCAGGCGATGCCCAGGCTCATGTCGTCCAGCCGGCCGGCGGCGTTGAGACGCGGCCCCAGCGTGAAGCCCAAGTCGAAGGTATTGGCCTTGTAGCTGGCGCGGCCGGCTACTTTGAACAGCGCGGCGATGCCCGGCGCCATCTTGCCGGCGCGCATGCGCTTGAGGCCGTTTTCCACCAGCGTCCGGTTATTGCGGTCCAGCCGCACCACGTCCGCCACTGTGCCCAAAGCCACCAGGTCCAACAGCTCGCCCAGATTGGGCTCCGCCCGCTCGGCGAATACGCCGCGGCCGCGCATCTCGGCCCGCAGCGCCATCAGCACGTAAAACATCACGCCGACGCCGGCCAGATTCTTGGAGGGGAACTCGCAGCCCGGCTGGTTGGGGTTGACGATCAACGCGTCCGGCAGCGTATCGCCCGGCAAGTGGTGGTCGGTCACCAGCACCTCGATGCCGCGCGCCTTCGCGGCCTCCACCCCAGCCACGCTGGCGATGCCGTTGTCGACGGTGACGATGATGTCCGGCTGTTTTTGCGCGGCCAGATCGACGATCTCCGGCGTCAGGCCATAGCCGTATTCAAAGCGGTTGGGCACGATGAAGTCTATCTTCGCGCCCAGCGCCGACAGGCCCTTGATCGCCACCGCGCAGGCCGTGGCGCCGTCGGCATCGTAATCGGCCACCACCAATAGCTTCTGGCCCGCAGCGATGGCGTCGGCCAGCCGACTGGCCATGGCGGCGATGTTTTTCAAAGACTGGAACGGCAGCAAGCCCTTCAAGCCGTAATCCAGCTCCACGCTGTCGGCAATGCCGCGGGCGGCGTACAGCCGCGCCTGCAGCGCGGTCAGCCCTTGGCCCAGCAGCTTTTGCTGCAATTCGGCCGGCACTTCGCGAGTCACAATCTGGGACATGTTTTCTCAATACAGCGCGGCCACAGCGCGCGCGGGTTTCCAGAACTTCCACAAGTCCGCCGGTTTCAGCGTCAGCTCGAAGCCGGCCGGGCCGGTGGCGATCAGAGTCAAATGTTTGATACGCCCTTGACGCAGCGCGGCCAGCAGCGGCGCGAACCAATCGCGCTCCATCCGCTCCAGCCCTTCGCGCCAGCCCCAGGCGTCGCGATATTGCGCCGCCGCCTGCATGGCGTCCACCAGCAACACGGCATCGTCGCTGATTTCCAATCCCTCGAAAGCGAACGGCGCGGCATCGACGCGCATGCCGGCTTGCGCGCCCAATAGCTGCAGCGCGGAGTCATCCGCCAGCAAGCGCGGCGCAGGCAGGCGCCACTCGGCCGCCTCTCCCTCGCCCCACAGCCACACGCTGTTCACCGCCAGCTCGCCGCGCATTTCGCGCTCGTCGTTCAAGGGCTGGGTGTAAAGCAGCATCTGCAGCTCGTTCAACATCCGGCTCCAACCCAAACCGCCCTCGCCTTGCGGCAAATGGCGGTTGATGTCCTCGCCCACCACATCCCACAAGGGCGCGAAACGAGCGCGCAATGGCTGCTCGGCGCGCAGCAGCCAACGGCCGGGCGCTATGGCATGAAAAGCCAGGCCGTCCTGGCCGAAATGACGGTTCAGCGCCGCCGTCAGCGCCT
The Chromobacterium sp. IIBBL 290-4 DNA segment above includes these coding regions:
- the rmuC gene encoding DNA recombination protein RmuC yields the protein MEMLVIGLLLGLLGGGVAAWAARGKAARELESLRQQAAQLDAQCQGLREQLDEARRRESAAAQTVQEQGRQLADGQTQLGAYVARAQRVPELERQLEERERQLDALRGELRAASSQLAAREEQGRVLEALEARSLQQGQEVTRLTAREQELATLLDSERSQNQEKLELLKEARQALSDQFKALAGDILEEKSKRFTEQNQQNLGALLNPLNERIQNFGKLVQDTYDKDSKERLSLEGELKRLQELNTRLGDDAIALTNALTGASSKAQGTWGEMVLEKVLETSGLHKDREYRVQVSDVVQTEDGVKRYQPDVVIDLPEGKQLVVDSKVSLNAYVRYTSAEDDAAREAELKAHIAAIRAHIRTLSEKRYQDLYQLNTLDFVFMFIPVEPAYLLAVQHDMSLFNEAFERRIMIVGPSTLLATLRTVASIWRYEYQNQNAQEIARQGGAMYDKFVGFVANMDKLGKQLDSSRDVFGEAMRQLSSGSGNLVNRAEKLRKLGIRNNKQLAAQLRLEGAEEDDGEAEA
- the recJ gene encoding single-stranded-DNA-specific exonuclease RecJ encodes the protein MSQIVTREVPAELQQKLLGQGLTALQARLYAARGIADSVELDYGLKGLLPFQSLKNIAAMASRLADAIAAGQKLLVVADYDADGATACAVAIKGLSALGAKIDFIVPNRFEYGYGLTPEIVDLAAQKQPDIIVTVDNGIASVAGVEAAKARGIEVLVTDHHLPGDTLPDALIVNPNQPGCEFPSKNLAGVGVMFYVLMALRAEMRGRGVFAERAEPNLGELLDLVALGTVADVVRLDRNNRTLVENGLKRMRAGKMAPGIAALFKVAGRASYKANTFDLGFTLGPRLNAAGRLDDMSLGIACLLSSNEQAATRMAQELDKLNRERRSIEAGMQDEALAALSGIDADNRYTLSLYRDDWHQGVVGIVASRLKERFHRPSIVFAPGDEGEIKGSGRSIAGFHLRDALDLVYKRHSGLILKFGGHAMAAGLSLDESRFGEFQQAFESVARELMDEKQLTRTIETDGSLAARELNLQLAETLAAEVWGQGFPVPYFHDQFMVVNQKLVGDKHLKLRLAREGCEFDAMLFNHADWLPDRIQAVYQLIANEWQGRKELQVYLQHWAAA
- a CDS encoding LysR family transcriptional regulator; this encodes METMSGLKLFALAAETRSFVEAGRQLGISSSAVGKSVARLEEKLGVRLFHRSTRSITLTIEGQVFLARCRRILAEIDAAEQELQSLSQAPRGRLRLSLPVVGELLNPLLAGFAARYPDIELELDFSDRVVDVIEEGFDAVIRIGELRDSRLQARRLGAFRLILAASPAYLAQMGEPASPVDLPRHRCLHYRFPSSGKTQAWPLAGLPELPQTLVCNTVDTLVYLATQGLGICCVPDFAARPALESGQLRVVLADASRHDGAFHLLWPAGRHPAPRLRAFIDYLAAQPLPSA
- a CDS encoding AAA family ATPase; its protein translation is MSDMNKDSSAKLLVLTGGPGAGKTSLLTTLQCMGFPTQEEAGRTIIQDQQRIGGSALPWIDPNAFAEQMLGWDMRSYRHAQQESAPVFLDRGIPDIVGYLELCGLPAPAHLDKAARTFRYDQVFLLRPWPEIFVQDRERRQTPDEAARTCEAMERVYSRLGYQLTEVPRGSLEQRAAFVIDRMNGRG